The following DNA comes from Centropristis striata isolate RG_2023a ecotype Rhode Island chromosome 3, C.striata_1.0, whole genome shotgun sequence.
tccCACAGAGACGAAAAATACAGAACATATGCATATTACTTCAATTTGCACATACCGGTTAACCAAAACGtaccaaaataccaaaaagtgTATTGTTGTGCAAATATGTTGATACAGCGAGTTCCCTATTCCCATCCCAGAACAGAAATTATAAcagaaattataataaaaataaaaatgcgcAGATCGGATCAAGATCTAACTGGGTCCCAAACATCTCactaaaagctttaaaaatacTTAATCAAAAGGTGGAGAGGTTCGGACACAACCAGAACATGTACTTTAAGTCTGCTGGCTGACCTCCATCGGGGGCATAATGGGTTAGCATTTGGATAGAGCTTTGCCAGCCTGCCCTTAGTAAAGTGAGCCCTATGTACCGCCTTCAGTTGGATTAAACCGTGCTTAGCAGACGTAGATGAAGTGTGTATCAGCTTTAAgatgaaaatgtttcaaatctattttttgacaattttttctgtccctctacactctgcgcgatgatgtcacacactgtgacatgaacattctatgcaatacacacccattataatctcagaatttctccaaaaatgatcaggGTCACTGAACAGGGATTGAtgaaaaactatatgacctgtccaaacgtggattaatacaccaatacacaagacttgtgtctattctttaaagtttaaatggagtctgaaattatgctggagaagtagatgtttgaaaatctccaattcttgttctttttcgctcatttttttttcggccgtcccattcacttaaatgcaaaatgttttgcagcttttacagctattgctgtagggaccagtgctcggtgcgattgccccgtggccctaataataaataaaaagcagctGTTGGAGTGAATCGTGTTCAGAGGCTCAAACTACTGacgttatattattattgttattaaactattattattactattatttttatttttaatatgattattattactattattattattatattgctattattactattgttattatctatttatattatataaatataaaatccaCGAGGGGGAGAATatcaaaatatagaaaaaaaaatctaaattaaatcaAAGCTGCGAGCAGCgatgaacgggaccgagcagagtggagccgtcgggggcgGCCACGCCGGATCCAGGGATAGTCGGCCGCCATCTCTGATAAGAGTGCACGACAAACGGGTGATGaataatgaaagggggcgtggctagtgTAAATGGGCGGAGAGAAACTAATTTGGCTGTCTCAGCTGAGTACATTGATACCTCATACAAGCCAtacgacaaacggttcagtagTTATGAAAAGGGGGCGTGtctaatcaaaaggggcagggtaaTCAATCACtggttaaacagggactctgtcctgagtacactgacacctcagtctttaggacaaacggttcataagttatgaaagggggcgtggttaaagcataaggggctttatgaaatattgttatgtagaactgttaTGAGATGGACTCttatgcatgacaagtttgaggcagatgaCATGACAATGTATTGTGAAGATACAGCAACTTCCTGTATCATGGCAAATTATCAATATTCGCCATGGCCCTGCAGCAATACGGTTAAACAATATCTAACCAATCTTCATCAGCAAGCATCAACAACATCTTGAGGCATTTCTGGCCAATTTTGAGGTGGATCTGATCAATCTGATTAGAGCAGGACATCACAATATAAAGCATGTGTAAAACACGCTACTTCCTGTCACCAGAGGGGGGCGCTATGAATATTTGTCAACATTGACATGTGAATTTGATCAGGGATTGACcctcatcatgcatgacaaatTTCAGACAATTCGGACAAAGTAAGTTATAACAATGTTATGACAATCTcgtgtctatctatctatctatctagctagctagctagctagctatatCTAAAACATgatacttcctgttgccagcagcGGGCTCGATGActgtgtgtgtcaatattgacatgtggatgTGTTCAGGGCTAGACCCACATCAcatgtgagaaatttgggacagattggacaatgtatatTCAAGTTATACAGTTTTGTGTTTAACGAAAAAATGCCATATTTTGAagccatgccacacccacatgGTGTGATggtctgcaaagcttttaataGCTTTTTCAAAGTATTTATGATGATACtgtcttactggggatttccatcGGGCGTGTAGCGGCTGCGGAACGGCTCCGACAtggttttgctccgtcctctgcctgGCGTCAATTCCCACCGGGCGCGTAATGGCAGCGAAGCTAGCCAGCTGTATACACACGAGATCATGTGATAATCCTAAACGTACGGGAGActgcaagatcccgtgataaactgtgtgtttaaagtaaacaactacaacaaaccgcttactttgcttctccgacgtggaagatctgttgatctggcCATCTATCCTTATGAAAGAATGTGTTATGTcgtaaatgattgtatgctgttccacttcaacaatcagtctctcattgtccatgtctctgaccCTCTGataccctttgattgattgattgattgattgattgattgattgattgattgctgaacTGGTGCCCCCGGTCAAGATGTAATGTtcatgtgaagtagttttaggctgcatgaactgtgtattgtgttttattttgaaagggggcggaagagTATTACTCCGGCCTCCAGTGGCGTGTCAGTTCGCTGTATTGATACATGATTGGTTGGCTATGCTCGTAGCATACATACCACAGTGTCACAGTAGCTGAGTTTAAGATGCCCGATTATGTGATGCCGACAATAAatgagggggagaaaaaagcGGAATATTTAATTGGGCAATAATAGATTATGACAGAACTTTGTCAAACTGCAAATTAGTCTAAAGCAACTTCTGTTTTCAGGTACTTCCTCCACGGTGTGTGCAGGGAGGGAAGCCGCTGCCTTTTCTCTCACGACCCGAACAACAGTAAACCCTCCACCATCTGCAAGTTCTACCAGAGAGGAGTGTGTGCCTATGGAGAGCGCTGCAGGTAACTCTCACCCTGACAGGTCAAACCTGTCCCCCATTAACTGTCGCCAGATTGGGGTACGATAGTTACAACACTCCTTGTTAGTGGttacatcacttcctgtgtgtTTGACTTGTCTGCAGGTATGACCACATCAAATCTTCAtacagaggaggagggggaggagcttCAGAGAATCATGCAGGTGTAGCAGGAGCTGGGGGCTCCAGTGGGCCTCCAGTCAGAGGTGGATTAAAGAAGACACTGGTCCTCAGAGAAAGAGGTGGGTCGCACGTCTTGAACTTTGCAGTAGTATAATGGTCAGAGGGACACCTCTTCCTTTGGGTACGTCTCTTGCTTTGGGTACATCTCTTCCTTTGGGTACTTCTCGTCCTTTGGGTACTTTTGTCCTTTGGGTACTTCTCGTCCTTTGGGTACTTCTCGTCCTTTGAGAACGCCTCTTCATTTGGGCACGCCTCTTCCTTTGGGTACTTCTCTTCCTTTGGGCACGCCTCTTCCTTTGGGTACTTCTCTTCCTTTGGGCACGCCTCTTCCTTTGGGTACTTCTCGTCCTTTAGGTACTTCTCGTCCTTTGGGTACGTCTCTTCCTTTGGGTACATCTCTTTCTTTTGGGATGCCTCTTCTTTTGGGGATGGCGCTTCCCTTTTCAAACAGTTCTCAGTGACGTCATCAGGTTACTAATAGAAGTTTTTACAAAATGTGAAAGATATTGTGCACATGTCCAGATCAATAAATATATCTTCCTCAGTCAATGATGACTGACCTAAACACAACCTAAACAACCTTATCTTTAACCAAATCTGTCTgtcctgctgtctctctcttaGTCCTCTGTGCAGACAGTATGTTTGGGGGTCCCGCAGACAgtatgaggtcagaggtcacagctCTTCCTTTGGGTATGTCTCTTCCTTTAGATACGCCTCTTCCTGTGATATGCCTCTTCCTTTTCAACAGTTTCCAGTGAtggcttctcagatggttctgtggAAGAAATCATCTGGCAGTGTCAGGCTACTAATAGAAGtataacaaaatgtaaaagataCTGTGTAGATGTCCAGATCAATAAATATATCTTCATTGAACCATGACTGATCTAAATACAACCTAACCATCTTTTCTTAAACCATGTtatctgctgtctgtctctctctcagtcctTGGTGCAGACAGTATGTTTGGGGGTCCTCCAGACagtttgaggtcagaggtcacggcGGCAGCGGCAGCATCTCCTCACTCTTACGTGGAAGCCATCAGAACGGGTCTAGACGCTTCAGCACAGGAACAAGGTCAGATAAAATACTATTTTTGATTGTTGTCTGTGATGTGATCAGCAGTAAACGATGTCCTGATCAATGAACAAGTTTAATAacagttgatgtgtgttttatgtttaccTGTGCTTTCTGTAGTTCCTCCCCCTGTGGCTGGGGCTTACCAGGACCTCCCCCAGCTGTGTCCCTACGCTGCCGCCGGACACTGCTACTACGAAGACAACTGTACGTATCTCCATGGGGACCTGTGCGAAGTTTGCCGGCTGCAGGTGCTCCACCCCCACGACCCTGAGCAGAGGAGAGCTCATGAGAAGGTGTGCATGTAAAGTATTCAGACATACACACATCACACATTGGACTGGACCAACACCTGAGACTGGTTTGACGGGTCTGGTTCCATGTTGGTTTACCTTTAAAACCTGTCCGTCTCtttctgcctgcctgtctgtctgcagatgTGTCTGCTGGCCTTTGAGGCCGACATGGAGAAGGCGTTTGCAGCCCAGTTGAGCCAGGACAAGGTGGGTTCAGTCACTCACTGCTCTGGTTATCATGTTGCATGTTGACAGAAACAGtgactgctgttgttgtttaggTGTGTTCCATCTGTATGGAGGTGGTTGTTCAGAAGCTGAACCCGTCGGACCGCAGGTTCGGCATCCTGTCCTCCTGCTGTCACACCTTCTGTCTGGCCTGCATCCGGCAGTGGCGCTGCACCAGAAACTTCAGCAACAAGATCATCAAGTAAGAGACTGGACATACTGGACCAGAGTCCAGGGCAGGGTCTGTGAGTCCAGGGCAGGGTCTGTGAGGTCTTTCTCTGTCTGATGTAATGTCTCTCATTCTCAGGTCGTGTCCAGAGTGTCGAGTTGTCTCGGAGTTTGTCATCCCTTCAGTCTACTGGGTGGAGGACCAGGATGAGAAGGACCACCTCATAGACCTCTTCAAGTCTGGAGTCAGGTGAGCTACCTGTGTGGATGACGGAAGGAAACAAATTCTACAGTCTTTATAATCACGTTATCCAGAATGAGTTATGTCTCTTAGGGCTTCTGTAGAATCTTTATTGTCTAACTTTTATCTTGGACAGTTTTCAAAGATGCTCCAGTTCAGACTGACTTAAGATCTGATACAGTGGTAAACAAACTggtgttattttctgtctctgcagtaaGAAGCCCTGTAAGTACTTTGATCAGGGTCGAGGTTCGTGTCCGTTCGGAGGGAAGTGTTTGTATCTTCACGCCTTCCCAGACGGAACCAGAGCAGAACCTGACCGGCCGCGGAAACAGCTGAGCTCCGAGGGGAACGTCCGGGTCAGAAACCAAAGATGTAGTTGATCAGCTCAATGCTGCTCAGTTTTGTAGATTCTAAATGTTGCCTTTGgtttttttcagttcatgaacaGCGTCCGTCTGTGGGATTTCATCGAGGAGCGTGAGCAACGGCCGGTCCCGCCCCTGCCGTCCCTCGATGACGACATCACAGAGCTGAGGGAGCTCTTCATGCAGATGTCTGGGCCGAGTAACGACGGGCCAGAGACTCCGCCCGCCGCAGACCAGTAGATACCTGACCGCGTCCACCGGTCATCATGGTAACCAGCAGCTGTCCGGGGAGTCTTGGCACGCTGCCATGTTTGTGGACATGTCaatgaaatattaaatcatGTGATTACTCTACAGCTCTCTGGTGTGTTTCAGTCTAAATCCATCATGTCCACAAGTTCGGTGGTTGTTCAAAtattattgccattttatttattgtgtaaataagtaaatacagTCACTGTAAAGTCATTCTGTAGTTTTGTGTTGAATTCATCTTCTTTCTTTACtacttttagttttctttcacACAAATGCTTCCCCAGAACTCCTTTAACCACCATCCTCCTACAACCTCCCCAAACCTCCACCAACTTCCTCCAACCTCCCCAAACCTCCTCCAACCTC
Coding sequences within:
- the mkrn2 gene encoding E3 ubiquitin-protein ligase makorin-2 isoform X1, yielding MSTKQVTCRNLPAFLIMGLLVAQLCVLRPHCNSDSFTRELYFLHGVCREGSRCLFSHDPNNSKPSTICKFYQRGVCAYGERCRYDHIKSSYRGGGGGASENHAGVAGAGGSSGPPVRGGLKKTLVLRERVLCADSMFGGPADSMRSEVTALPLVLGADSMFGGPPDSLRSEVTAAAAASPHSYVEAIRTGLDASAQEQVPPPVAGAYQDLPQLCPYAAAGHCYYEDNCTYLHGDLCEVCRLQVLHPHDPEQRRAHEKMCLLAFEADMEKAFAAQLSQDKVCSICMEVVVQKLNPSDRRFGILSSCCHTFCLACIRQWRCTRNFSNKIIKSCPECRVVSEFVIPSVYWVEDQDEKDHLIDLFKSGVSKKPCKYFDQGRGSCPFGGKCLYLHAFPDGTRAEPDRPRKQLSSEGNVRFMNSVRLWDFIEEREQRPVPPLPSLDDDITELRELFMQMSGPSNDGPETPPAADQ
- the mkrn2 gene encoding E3 ubiquitin-protein ligase makorin-2 isoform X2; this encodes MSTKQVTCRYFLHGVCREGSRCLFSHDPNNSKPSTICKFYQRGVCAYGERCRYDHIKSSYRGGGGGASENHAGVAGAGGSSGPPVRGGLKKTLVLRERVLCADSMFGGPADSMRSEVTALPLVLGADSMFGGPPDSLRSEVTAAAAASPHSYVEAIRTGLDASAQEQVPPPVAGAYQDLPQLCPYAAAGHCYYEDNCTYLHGDLCEVCRLQVLHPHDPEQRRAHEKMCLLAFEADMEKAFAAQLSQDKVCSICMEVVVQKLNPSDRRFGILSSCCHTFCLACIRQWRCTRNFSNKIIKSCPECRVVSEFVIPSVYWVEDQDEKDHLIDLFKSGVSKKPCKYFDQGRGSCPFGGKCLYLHAFPDGTRAEPDRPRKQLSSEGNVRFMNSVRLWDFIEEREQRPVPPLPSLDDDITELRELFMQMSGPSNDGPETPPAADQ